One window of Psychrobacillus sp. FSL H8-0483 genomic DNA carries:
- a CDS encoding NAD(P)-dependent oxidoreductase, translated as MKTVEELENLMTEPSDALVEDMRKIEGNILILGIGGKMGPTLGIMAKRAIDKAGLDKKVIGVSRFSNGTLQEDLEKAGIETISTDLLNDEQLKLLPKEKNIIYMAGNKFGTTGNEHFTWAMNTYLPGRVAEHFKGSNIVAFSTGNVYPLVPLTLGGCDEKHEVAPVGEYGQSSLGRERVFTYFSHKDNTPLTVFRLNYAIDMRYGVLLEIARSVYNEIPLDLSMGHVNVIWQGDANEYAIRSLLIASSPPAILNVTGPETLPVRWLANEFGKLLGKTPVFEGIEKENALLNNASKSHKLFGYPRVSIREMIEWTADWVANDGETINKPTHFQERKGQF; from the coding sequence TTGAAAACAGTTGAAGAATTAGAGAATTTAATGACCGAGCCATCTGATGCACTAGTAGAGGATATGCGAAAAATAGAAGGGAATATTTTGATATTAGGCATTGGTGGTAAAATGGGACCTACTTTAGGGATAATGGCAAAACGAGCTATTGATAAAGCAGGGTTAGATAAGAAAGTGATAGGGGTATCCCGCTTTTCAAATGGAACATTACAAGAGGATTTAGAAAAAGCAGGAATCGAAACAATTTCCACAGATTTGCTAAACGATGAACAATTGAAACTTCTTCCGAAAGAGAAAAATATCATTTATATGGCAGGGAATAAATTCGGTACAACTGGCAATGAACACTTCACCTGGGCAATGAATACATATCTTCCTGGTAGAGTTGCAGAGCACTTTAAAGGCTCCAACATTGTGGCTTTCTCAACGGGGAATGTATATCCATTAGTGCCTTTGACATTAGGTGGATGTGATGAAAAGCATGAGGTCGCTCCAGTTGGAGAGTATGGTCAATCCTCCCTTGGAAGAGAACGAGTGTTTACTTATTTCTCTCATAAAGATAACACGCCATTAACTGTTTTCAGGTTAAATTATGCGATCGATATGAGATATGGTGTATTACTTGAAATTGCTCGTTCAGTATATAACGAGATTCCATTAGATTTATCCATGGGTCATGTAAATGTAATTTGGCAGGGAGATGCGAACGAATATGCAATTAGGTCGTTATTAATCGCTAGCTCACCTCCAGCCATTCTAAATGTAACGGGACCAGAAACGTTACCAGTTCGATGGCTTGCAAATGAGTTCGGAAAATTGCTAGGGAAAACTCCGGTATTTGAAGGGATAGAAAAGGAAAATGCATTACTAAATAATGCTAGTAAATCACATAAGCTATTTGGATATCCGCGTGTCTCCATACGTGAAATGATTGAATGGACAGCAGACTGGGTAGCAAATGATGGAGAAACGATCAATAAACCAACTCACTTTCAGGAAAGGAAGGGGCAATTCTAA
- a CDS encoding dihydrodipicolinate synthase family protein, with amino-acid sequence MTLSQELEKHLHEGAFIPAHPLALTSDKQLDEYSQRRLTRYYIEAGVGGIAVGVHTTQFEIRDPAFNLYEIVLRLAMEEVEKAQLQRPFIKIAGVCGGTEQALEETKIAKRLGYDLVLLSNGGLHDYSEKELIERTKVVAEELPVFGFYLQPAVGGRIFSYEFWEEFASIQNVVGIKMAPFDRYLTLDVIRAVCASPRRDEIALYTGNDDNIVLDLFTTYEFEVDGQMESKSIVGGLLGHWSVWTHEAVNLFEKIKQARLHNELDNRWFSIAQNVTDANSAFFDSKNAFKGSIAGINEVLTRQGLLQGNWCLTDHEVLSPGQAEEINRVYATYPQLNDDAFVQDFLRRDKE; translated from the coding sequence ATGACTTTATCGCAAGAACTAGAGAAACATCTACATGAAGGAGCCTTTATCCCAGCTCATCCTTTAGCATTGACAAGTGATAAACAATTGGATGAATATTCCCAAAGAAGATTGACTAGATACTATATAGAGGCTGGAGTAGGCGGGATTGCAGTTGGCGTTCATACAACTCAATTTGAAATAAGAGACCCAGCGTTTAATCTGTACGAAATTGTTTTACGTTTGGCGATGGAGGAAGTTGAAAAAGCACAGTTACAGCGTCCGTTCATCAAAATAGCAGGTGTCTGCGGAGGTACCGAACAAGCATTAGAAGAAACGAAAATAGCTAAAAGACTAGGCTATGATCTGGTGCTTTTAAGTAACGGTGGGTTACATGATTATTCAGAAAAGGAACTTATTGAACGGACGAAAGTTGTTGCGGAGGAATTACCGGTATTTGGGTTTTATTTACAGCCAGCTGTTGGAGGACGAATTTTTAGCTACGAATTTTGGGAGGAATTTGCCAGTATCCAAAACGTAGTAGGTATTAAAATGGCGCCTTTTGATCGTTATTTAACATTGGATGTAATTCGAGCTGTTTGTGCCTCTCCAAGAAGAGATGAAATTGCACTCTACACTGGAAATGACGATAATATTGTTTTGGATTTATTTACAACATACGAATTTGAAGTGGATGGCCAAATGGAAAGTAAAAGCATAGTGGGTGGTCTTTTAGGTCATTGGTCGGTATGGACGCACGAGGCCGTAAACCTTTTTGAAAAAATAAAACAGGCTCGACTTCATAACGAACTAGATAATCGTTGGTTTTCCATTGCTCAAAATGTAACAGATGCAAATTCTGCATTCTTTGATTCTAAAAATGCCTTCAAGGGAAGTATTGCTGGGATTAATGAAGTACTAACTAGACAAGGGCTACTGCAGGGGAATTGGTGTTTAACTGATCATGAAGTATTAAGTCCAGGTCAAGCAGAGGAAATCAATCGTGTTTATGCAACCTATCCACAGTTAAATGATGATGCATTTGTACAGGATTTTCTTCGTCGTGATAAAGAATAA
- a CDS encoding Gfo/Idh/MocA family oxidoreductase, which yields MKIGLIGLDTSHSEIFTRLLNDSEDSYHVTGAEITHAIPTYSEDLPISRERFTNYYEIVTNKYGVIPVEDVEELMAAVDAVIIGTVDGRNHLDWFKKIVSYSKPIFIDKPVVMSSREMQELIRLSSEHNTPVMSSSSLRYSESVASVANNPDIQSGYFFGPTPRQEQISGYFWYGIHLLEMVVTIFGTEVEKMKIEKYTDCEQIHMTFASGKHVIIRGENEWHNRFGAILHSKASVQSLRLWEEDKPYYAGLIEQVVQFFETGLSPVGIEETEKIVGLIEKINLLSNE from the coding sequence ATGAAAATAGGTTTAATCGGTTTGGATACGTCACATAGTGAAATTTTCACGAGATTATTAAATGATTCGGAGGATTCTTATCATGTTACAGGGGCTGAAATAACACATGCTATCCCAACATATTCAGAGGATTTACCTATTAGCCGAGAACGTTTCACTAATTACTATGAAATAGTCACCAATAAATATGGAGTTATTCCAGTTGAAGACGTTGAAGAGCTTATGGCTGCTGTCGATGCTGTAATCATTGGGACAGTAGATGGAAGAAATCATCTAGATTGGTTTAAGAAAATAGTGAGCTATAGTAAACCAATTTTCATCGATAAACCAGTTGTCATGAGTAGCAGGGAAATGCAAGAATTGATCCGTTTAAGTAGTGAACATAACACACCGGTCATGAGTTCCTCATCTTTAAGATATTCAGAATCTGTTGCATCCGTTGCGAATAACCCAGATATACAGAGTGGCTACTTTTTCGGACCGACCCCTCGTCAAGAACAAATCTCAGGATACTTTTGGTATGGAATTCACTTACTTGAAATGGTTGTCACAATCTTTGGTACTGAAGTTGAAAAAATGAAAATAGAGAAATATACGGATTGTGAACAAATTCATATGACATTTGCTAGTGGAAAACATGTAATCATTCGAGGAGAAAACGAGTGGCATAATCGTTTTGGAGCAATCCTTCATTCTAAGGCAAGTGTTCAATCCCTACGCTTGTGGGAAGAAGATAAACCTTATTATGCTGGTTTAATCGAGCAAGTCGTTCAGTTTTTTGAAACTGGATTATCTCCGGTAGGGATAGAAGAGACCGAGAAAATCGTTGGTTTGATTGAAAAGATCAATCTATTAAGTAATGAGTAG
- a CDS encoding DUF5050 domain-containing protein, whose protein sequence is MSFKKKRIIGWIVLTSMLLLPSQSLAAGKAIYVPLSYENGAAPGIYQVVPNTKKATLIIKDNTHKLVEIEKPVVKLDVNEDNRHFKLGEVTTSKQVLEEYYPDYTQFSDPLEIGKELLFQKYLGETTHSGGCGGAVSAFTLLYKKAANGKETLLTKDTLANATGDAVQVKENTIYYTKVNKDFLENYTLYKMDANGKNKVEIAKSIDDYILSDTNEIYYLKDNKFYKMDLNGKKSTQLKSIKDDIQGMLPCGPANYKFTDSGIYFENADYQTSVYDFATGKMVEVKDKTFYYIEDHSKTLNQFAILNYDWETYTTTGASIIDKNGTTIKDIKLPADAKKVKVDINTGIVSYFVKTAYFEEKY, encoded by the coding sequence ATGTCATTTAAAAAGAAACGAATCATCGGGTGGATAGTTTTAACGTCTATGCTTTTATTGCCAAGCCAATCACTGGCTGCTGGAAAAGCAATTTATGTTCCACTTTCTTATGAAAACGGAGCTGCACCTGGAATTTATCAAGTAGTACCGAATACAAAGAAAGCTACTTTGATCATTAAAGATAATACTCATAAGCTAGTAGAAATAGAAAAACCCGTAGTCAAATTAGACGTAAATGAAGATAATAGACATTTTAAACTAGGTGAAGTCACCACATCAAAACAAGTATTAGAAGAGTACTATCCGGATTATACACAGTTCTCTGATCCTCTTGAAATTGGAAAAGAACTACTGTTTCAGAAGTACTTAGGGGAAACTACACATTCAGGTGGCTGTGGAGGTGCTGTCTCCGCTTTCACTTTACTTTATAAAAAAGCTGCTAACGGAAAAGAGACACTACTAACTAAGGATACTCTAGCAAATGCTACTGGGGATGCAGTACAGGTTAAGGAAAACACTATCTATTATACGAAAGTAAATAAAGACTTTTTAGAAAATTACACCCTATATAAAATGGATGCTAATGGTAAAAATAAAGTAGAAATAGCTAAGTCTATAGATGATTATATTCTTTCAGATACCAATGAAATTTATTACTTAAAGGACAATAAATTCTATAAAATGGACCTCAACGGAAAGAAATCGACACAATTAAAATCGATTAAAGACGATATACAAGGTATGCTCCCTTGTGGACCTGCAAATTACAAGTTCACCGATTCAGGTATATACTTTGAAAACGCTGACTACCAAACATCCGTCTATGACTTTGCAACTGGAAAAATGGTTGAAGTAAAAGATAAAACTTTCTATTATATTGAAGATCACTCTAAAACCCTAAATCAATTTGCTATATTAAATTATGACTGGGAAACATATACCACAACTGGAGCTTCTATAATAGACAAGAATGGTACAACTATAAAAGATATCAAACTTCCTGCAGACGCGAAAAAAGTCAAGGTTGATATCAACACCGGTATAGTTAGCTACTTTGTAAAGACTGCCTATTTTGAAGAGAAATATTGA